GGTTGTAAACCGATTATCCTTCTCACTGGTCGAAATCCCTTCAACATTGACCACTGTTTCAAGATTTCCAGGACGATAATCCCCTTCGCTCGTTCCAATAGGGACAGGTTTTGCATTTTCTAAACTAGCAAAGGATGAAACGGATGAAACAAAGCTCTCCACATCTGGATGATGACCAATTTCTTGCAGCGCTTTTTCGGATAATTCTCCTGATCCATACCCATCTCCAACAAAAATGTTGCTGGCAGATAATGTAACTGTCTGGGCAATATTATTTTTTTCAATCACCTTTCCCGACATAGATTTGGATAGGGCCATGACTGCCACTAAGGAGCTAGCAACTGTGGCAAAGAGGAAAAAGGTAACCAGATTTCTGACTGTTTTTCGTCGTAAATAATACAACGCTCTCGTAATAAATGACATGATTTCTCCTTTGTATCTTCATGTAGCTTATGACATCATTGTAAATATTTTTTTCGGTGAATACCGAAGTAGTGACAAACAAGAAACAAGTACTGCTCCCACAGACAAGCCTAACACACTACCAACAATCAAGAGTATATCAAGAGGCGCAAGACGGATAGGATGAGAAAGTAGTTCTTTTACATAGTGATGGTTTGCCAAGAAAACAGCTGGTAACCATTCGCCATTATCGGCATTCTCGTAACTTGTTTTCAGCATATCGTTTAGCAAGACTTCCCTTAATGGAGGAAGCAACAGGTTTGTCACCGTTAGACCAATCATCAAAGTAATACTTGCCAGAATCAGTACTTCAAGCACATACTGGAGTAGGATTTCCATCCGACTTTTACCTAGCGATTGTAAAACCCCAATCTCCAATTGCCGACCCTTCATCCATAAATGAAGGAAAAAGAGAAGAACGAGGTGACTAAGTACAATGGTTCCCCATAGAATCCATTTGAGAAGACCTTGCTGGCTATTCAAGGTTTTTAAGAACAGTTGAATACTGGTATTTTGTGTTAATTGATAGTCTTTTAGTTCTGTTCCTGCCTGCAGGCAAGCTCTAGCCTGTGTCATATTTGCTTCATTTTTAGCATGATAAATACTGGTATGGTAGCTATACTGAGGATTCAATTGCGTAAGAGTCTTTCTTGTCGTTAAAATAGTATGTTCAAGTGTATCGCTTTCCCTATTCGCAAAGGGAGAATGTTTGGTCTTAAATATGCCCTCAATCCGTAAGGCTAGCTTTTGACCTGTTGTTGATGTGATTGAAATAGTATCTCCTACAGCAAGATGATAGCGATTAGCAAGATTACGACTAATGAGAGCCTCACTACCACTGTTTTCATTTAAAAAAGTTCCTGCTTCCAATACCAATTCCTTATTGAATAATTGGCTTTTTTCAAAGAAGTCTTGATTGACTAAACTATAAACCCTTGTTTGTTCAGATTCAGTCTCTCCAATTGTCACTTCTTCTGAAATCAAATGATAAGCTATCAGATGATTTTCAGACACAACTTCTTCAAAATAGGTTCGGCTTGCAGGATTCACTTGTGCGGCTGGAATATCCCTCAATCTTGTCACAAGAGATTGGTGTAGTTGACTATCTGATAAACGCTTGCTATCTTGATTTAATGATGAATTTAGGCTAATCAGTAGGCTTAGGGCAATACTAATAAATAAAAGAAACACGGTTAAAATAGCGGTTTTAACCGGATGACGCTTAAGATACAATCTCGCACGGGTAAAGGAATTCATCTCTTCTCCTTTCTGACTCAAAAATTCACAATGGGTTTAATTCTTATAATGTATGATGAGAAAATGGTAAAAGAAATAAACGGAGGGCGGGATTACCCCTACTTAAAATTAGCCCAGTCTAACTTCCCTATCTCCATTTTCTATCCTAGTCTCAGTATAACAAACACCTATCTTCTTTCTCTATCGGTCACCTATTTTTTCTCTACGTTTTCTTTTCTTCTACCCCCTCCTATCCTTTTTTCAGACCCATTCCGACAAATTTTTAGAAAATCCAGAAATATCACATTTTTTTATTTTCCTCAACAAAAAACAGACCTCAAAAGAAGTCTGTCCAGAATGTAGATAAACCTCACAATTCAGAAAACATTACAATGATATTTCATTTTCTGTAGTTTTAAGGTTAGAAAATTTACGAGCGTAGCGAGCACAATACCGCCACCACCGCCGTGCTAAAAGTGGGAGTGAGACAGAAGTCGTGATTTCGTTGAAATCGATTATCCTCGCTCCTTTGTTTCTAGGCTCGGGCTAAAATAATCCACTGGATTATTTTACTCCGAAGGAAGTCGCTGATGTCCGAAAGCACATAAGGATGGTGGCAATAAAAAGACTTTTTCTTCAAGCTGAACAGACCTCAAAAGAAGTCTGTCTAATATGCCGACAGAAACATGTTCGTTGCCTTTAACATTATTTCCGATCACTCAAAAATCCGTAGATGACATTGACAATCATAAGTAAGGGACCAAAGGGAATCAGAGGAGGAAGCAAATAACCCACAAGCAAAATAACTAGTAACTGAATCGCATAGAGCTTCGCCCAGCGGTAGGGAATTCGTTTATCGTCCAAGGAAAGTTGTCTGGAAGTTGATTTCAACAAGACGGTGGTCATGATGACCCAGGCGACATCCCACAATCCTAAGATAAGGATATAAAATAAGAGGGCAGAAAAACTACCAGAGTATTGACCAACAGCTCTCGTTGCTAGGGGCACCAAGCTGGCCGTTAAGAGCCAGACACTATTTGCGACAAAAACACGAAAAGTCATCTGATCCAGCAATTGAAAGAGCTCGTGATAGTATAGCCAAACGGTCATAATCTGCAAGAAACTGGCGATGTAGACGAAGACCATAGGGAGAATACCCACAAAGCCAGAGAGTGTTAATTCTTGTGGTAATTGCAATTCTAACGCCATAATCGTGACAATAATAGCCAAAATAGCGTCTGAGAAGGCTTCAATTCGTTTTTTATCCACTGATTATCCCTCGCTATTCTCTTTCTGAATGACCTTAGCTAACAACTCATACGACTTCGCTTGGGCTGTTTGGTCATAAATGAAACTATTGGCCATGATTTCATCCATCTGCACACGACTGTGTAATTGGGCAATTTGACGAGCTACGGTATCTGGACTTCCAACCAAGGTGACAGCCGACATTTGTTGCACAATCGCTTTTTCTCTTCGGATGAGGGAATCCTTTGTAAAAGCTACCGGCCCAAAGTGAGGAACTTTTTCCGCAGCGACATAATGCCGCCAAACGTCGTCCTCGCTCGCCTTAGGAGGCTGTAATCCTTTCTGGGCATTGGTCACGATACTCAAGAAGGTCTGAGTCTGGCTGGTCGCTAAAACCTTTGCCTCCTCATCTGTTTCAGCAAGAATGGCATTTAAAGCTAGGATAAGGTACGGTTTATCCAAGTAGGAAGAAGGTGTAAATTCCTGCCTGTAAATCCGAATCGCCTCTTCCATAGCTGCTGGTGCAAAATGCGCCGCAAAAACATAGGGGCGTCCCAGTTTAGCAGCCAAATGAGCAGAATCCGTACTTGAACCTAAGATATAAAATGGTACATCCAACCCTGCAGCCGGGTAGGCATGGACAGATGAGCTATCTTTAAAATAGGACTCCAATTCTGCCAAATCCGTTTCAAAATCTGGATTAAGATTATCCGAACGCCGTAACGCTTGTGCTGTTTGCATATCTGTCCCCGGCGCTCGTCCCAAACCCAAATCGATTCGCTTTGGATACAGGGTTTCAAGCGTTCCATATTGCTCCGCAATCAGATAAGGGCTGTGATTAGGAAGCATGACACCACCTGAACCTACTCTGATAGTGTTCGTCTGCGACAGCGTATGCTGGATTAACAGTTGCGTTGCACTACTAGCGATGGTTTTGCTATTGTGATGTTCGGCAATCCAATACCGCTTATAGCCAAAACCTTCTAATTGTTGAGCCAGCTCAACCATATCCTCTATCGCTTCGTGAAAATTCTGGCCCGACCGCAACGGCACCAAATTTAAGGCTGATAACTCCATCCTTTAGTCCTTTCTTTCATTGAAATTATCTGCATTTTCCTGCTGTAAACCTGTATCTATCATGCAGCCATCAACTCCACAGACGAGCGAAGCGCCATTTTCACTCTCAGAACCCAAAAAGTCTATTTTCAATTCTTTCATTTTTTATTGTTTCCTTCTTCTGCTTGAACTTGTTTAAGGGCTGCAAGCATGTATTCATACGATTGTGCACCTGAAATACCATATTTATTATTCAGCACAAAGAAGGGCGCTCCTTGCACTCTAGCTTCTTGAGCTTCTAGGATATCTTGCTTGACAGCAGTGCTAAAGTCCGTTCCTTCAAGTAAAGCTGTCACTTCTTCTTGCGGTAAGCCCACTCCCTTTGCCGCTTCCAGTAAAACCGCTGTATCAGCAATCGAGGCATGCTCTTCAAAATAGAGTTGATAAAGTTTCGTGATAAGGCGATGATGCGTCTTTTTATCCAAACGACTTTCTGCCCATTTGATGAGACGGTGTGCTGAAAAGGTATTTGTCGGGATGGCTCCTGCAACATCTAGCTTGAGGCCTTCTTCAGCTCCCATTTCTGCCATGTGCTGAAACTGCATCCTTGCCTGCTCCTTAGTCATACCATGACTAGCCGCAAACTGCGTCAACATGGTTTCATCTGTTGCCAAAGGGGCATGAGGATTGAGTTGGTAAGCCTTCATTTTCAAATCATGAGGATCCAAGCCAACTGCTTCCATCGCACGTTTCATACGGCTTGCACCAATATAGCAAAAGGGACAAGCAATATCTGACCAATAACTAATTTCCATAAGGTTTCCTTTCTATTTATCACGATGCCTTTGTAAGCAAATTTTCTCAAACAAAGCCGACATAAGTTCAATTTTTGACAGATTGAGTTCTACCTCACTCCAACCATCTCCTATATCCCTAAACGAGATGGTTTGTCGTTTGTAGCGGGGCTTGTCGTGCCATATCCATACTCCTTCTTTGTCACTAAGTGGCCTTTTTCAAAGATTAATAGGCTCGTCATAGAGGGATTGAGGGCATACAGAGACATCAACCTTGGCACTTGAAACAAATCCGCCTGATACAGTGGCAAGCCCTTCTCCTTGGCTAAAGCAAGAAGCACTCCTTGCTCTACTGATGCAATACTGCACTGATTGGGAGACACAAGGAGGGCTAGGTGCCCCATTTCCTGTAAGAGTTCGTCCAGTTCTAGGCTAGACGTGATGGTCTTTATCATTTATTTTCAATAAATTCTAAGGTATCCAAGGCTGCGACTGCACCACTGGCTGCTGCAGTAACGGCTTGCTGGTACTTAGAATCTTGAACATCACCAGCAGCAAAAATCCCTGGCACAGAAGTCTTAGAAGTCCCTGGCTGCGTCTGAATATAGCCTTTGGCATCCAATTCTAGTTTTCCTCCCAGAAATTCCGTATTTGGATGATGACCAATTGCTACAAAAAGCCCATCTGCCTTGAGGTGTCTAACCTCACCAGTCGCATTATCCCGAATATCTAGCCCCGTCATTCCCATCATGTCTGAATGAACCTTAACTGGAGTTGCATTCAAGACCCAGTTAATCTCCTTATGACTTTTAGCTCGCTGTACCATGATATCAGACGCACGTAACTCATCTCTACGGTGGACAACTGTAACTTTAGAAGCAAAGCGAGTCAAATAGATAGCTTCTTCCATGGCAACGTCTCCACCACCAACGACAATAATTTCACGTTCCTTGTAAAAGAAGGCATCACACGTTGCACAGGCACTAACACCTTTACCGATTGCTTCTGCTTCCCCTTCAATTCCTAGGTAATTCGCAATTGAGCCAGTCGCAATAATAACAGCCTTGGTTTCCAGCATTTCGCCAGAATCAAGGTGCACTGTAAAAGGAGAGCTTTCTCCTTCGATTTTTTCAACGAAACCAAAGGTCATCTCTGTTCCAAAAGAGGCTGCTTGCTGACGCATATTTTTGACCAGTTCATTCCCGTCAATTCCCTTTTCAAATCCTGGATAATTCTCAACCAGAGTAGTCGTTGTGAGCTGACCACCTTCTGAATAGCCCGTAATCAATCGATTTTTAAGACCTGCTCGGCTAAGATAGATCCCCGCCGTATAGCCCGCAGGTCCTGAACCAATAATAATCGCATCGTACATTTGTTTCTCCTATAATTGACTTGAAATCTTCTCTGCCAATACCTTCTTTGGTTGGACACCAAGCGTAGCATCAACCGGCTTCCCATCTTTGAAAAGCACAAGGGTGGGAATGGAACGCACATTGAAGAGTTGGGCTAATTCTGGGGATTGATCCACATCCACCTTGGTCACACTCGCTCTTCCTTCAAATTCCTGAGCCAACTCTTCAACGATAGGCTCCATCATTTGGCAAGGAGGGCACCAGGTCGCACCAAAATCTACCAAGGTAACACCTGATTCAATTTCTTTTGCAAAGGTTTCGGTTGTTAATTGTTTTATCATCGTATTTTCTCCATTCTTTTTATTTAGTGACTGTTCTTCTCGTTCACATCTATCAACATCGTTTGTTCATTTTTCAAACTCTATTCAATATTTTTATTGAATAGCCCTTCCAAAATAATAGCTGACCGAATCGTCATCGACATCTATTCAACAATTCTATTGAATAGATACATTTTAACAAATCAAAAATAGAAATCAAGTATTTTGCTTAAAATATGAATAGACAAAAAATCAATTTGATGAATCCATCAAACTGACTATGTACTGTTTTAAAATTCTTCACGTTTGCCCCACTTCCAATCGGCGAAACTGCGATTAAGGCTAAAAGTAGGATAGCCTAAGGATTGCAGATCTTGTGCAGCCACATTTGCATAGCCACACTGGCGACCGCGACAATACACAATAATCGTTCGATCTTTTGGCAGCTGCGTTTTTTTCTGATGAAAGTCAGCCATTGGAAGATTGACTGCATGAGGAAGATGTCCTGCCTCAAACTCTTCTACAGGTCGCAGGTCCAATAAGAGCACATCTGGCTGCTCAGACAGCTCGACAGCTTCTTGCAGGCTAATTTGGCTCACACCAATCTCTCTGTCATACTCTGCTTCAATGGCCCGCACTTCGGCTAGCTGCTCCTCACCGACATCAAATAGTAATAAAATGAGTTGTGCTACTTTTGCCGAAGCAAGACTGTAACGAATAAAATTCCCTTGGCGGCTGGTAACAACTAGATTACTCTCTTTTAGGACTTGAAGGTGACGGGAAGTATTGGCCACCGACAGGCCTGTAGCAAGGGCAATTCCCTCTACTGGCTTGGGGCCTTGGGTCAAGAGATTTAAAATCTCAAGCCGTTTTTCACTCCCTAATCCCTTAGTCAATCGAGATAATTCCTTGTATAAGCTATTTTTGTAGTCTGTCATTTTCGCATTCATCTGCATCGCTCCTCAACTATTCAATGAAATAGTATACTATTTACTACTCCCTGTCAACTACTTCCTCTTTTGGAGTAGTCTAGTGCAATAAAAAGAAGGGGCAAAAATCATGTTCTGCCTCTTCTTTTTTAGGGGGGATAGAAGTGTTTAGTTTTTGCGTTTTCGAGTAAAGATTCCTACAAAGCCTGCTAAGGCTACTCCTATCAAAGAAGCCAGAGTAGGAACTTCATTGGTTTTTGGTAGGGTAGGTTTAACAGTTGATTGTGTTTGTTTCAACTCCACTGGTTTTTGGAATTCCCTATCTGAAGCTGCTTTCTGCTTTTCTGACAGTTGATCTACTGTTCCTGACGGATTAGGTTGTTCGAGATTCAACATTGGTTTTGTTGAAGTATTTGATTGAACTTCCTTCTCTCTTGGTTTGCTAGGCTTTCTTGTACCGCCCAACTCTAAGATTGGCTTTGTCGAAAATGCAGGAGCACCTGTTTCAAACTTCCCTTTTCTTGAAGAACCTTCTTTTGACATATCTTTTTCAGGAGTTACTTTTGGTTTAGCAGTATCTTCTGACCTAGATTGACGAGATGGATTATCTTGGTTTTGGGAATCGCTTTGTGGTTTCTCTTGTTGGGGTGCAACTTTAGATTGTTCTGGAATTTCTTGTTTTGGTGAAATAGGAGAATCAACTTTCGGTTTTGAATCTGACTGCGGCTTCTCTTGTTGAGGTGCAACTTTAGATTGTTCTGGAATTTCCTGTTTTGGTGGAATAGGAGAATCAACTTTCGGTTTTGAATCCGATTGTGGTTTCTCCTGTTGGGGTGCAACTTTAGACTGTTCTGGAATTTCCTGTTTTGGTGGAATAGAAGAATCAACTTTCGGTTTTGAATCTGATTGTGGTTTCTCTTGTTGGGGTGCAACTTTAGATTGTTCTGGAATTTCCTGTTTTGGTGGAATAGGAGAATCAACTTTCGGTTTTGAATCCGATTGTGGTTTCTCTTGTTGAGGTACAACTTTAGATTGTTCTGGAATTTCCTGTTTTGGTGGAATAGAAGAATCAACTTTCGGTTTTAAATCTGACTGCGGCTTCTCTTGTTGAGGTACAACTTTAGATTGTTCTGGAATTTCCTGTTTTGGTGGAATAGGAAAATCAACTTTCGGTTTTGAATCCGATTGTGGTTTCTCTTGTTGTGGAACTACTTTAGATTTATCTGGAATTTCCTGTTTTGGTGGAATAGAAGAATTCTCCTTGGTCTTAGCATCTGACTGGGGCAAATCTTTTTTAGGTGTTTCTTTTGGTTTAACTGTATCCGTTGGTTTTTGTTGAATAGGTTTCAATTCAAATTTCGGAACAAAACCTTGGTCGTTCGTCAGATTATCGTAACGTTTATTAAACTGTTCTTGCTTTGGATAGATATCCCTCTTAACATAGAGTGGAAAATCTGAAACTGTTCCATAGGGATAGAAAAACATATCTTTTAGAATCTCTTTCAAGCGTTCATCATCTGGAAACTTCTGCCGTTTTTGTTCCAATTCACGAGCAATTTTTTCAATCTCAGCAGAGGCTGCTAATTCTTTTATATTTCTAATAACGTTATCTGCTTGATGAGGATTCTTCGCTGCCATCTCTTCGTCCAATGTCTTCTCGAATGTTCTGATAAAAGCAACAGCATTTGGAGAGATTTCCTCCCATATTTTCATCTGTCCTTCAAAAATAGACGCATCTGTCAATCGTGGCAACCGATCCACAGCCTTTATCAATTCTTTGATTTTCTTTATGGTTTCCTTATGAGGAGCTTTGGCATCTTCTAGATTCTGTTTACGTGCTTGGCTGTAAATACGATCTAATCCACTCTCTGCACGCTCTTCTTCTATTTCATTACTAATATCACTACGGTGTTCCTTTGTCAAATATGGCAGCTTGTTTACCTGCTCTTGAATACTCTTGCGTTTCTCAAAAATAACCCTGTTCGCTGCAGCGGTACTCTCAGCTTCTACCAGCAAGCTATCAATTTCAGTTTCTGTATTAGCTGTTTCTACACGTGCTAAATAGTCTGACCGTTCATCAGGATAGAGATAGTCCATCCCTTTTATAGTTCCTTCAGCTTGTTTCTTTTCAGCTTGAACCTTTTGACGATTACTTATATCTTGCGTAGCCTCTTGCTTAATCTTATCAACTACTTCTGTAGTAGTTGCTTCATTAATCCTAGTAAAATAACCGCTTCTTATACTATTTGGTAACTCTTTCATTTTAGCAATTTCTCCAATTGCTTTTTTCTTATAAGCTCCCAATGCTGTCTTTTCTTTATCGGCTTGTAGCTCGGCTGCATACTCGGCATATAATTGTTTAGACAAGTTTTGAAGCGTCGTAAGGCTTGTTGCTGGATCACTTGCTAATACCCTAATTTGTTCAGCTCTCTCAGGATTTAGAACACTCTTTGCAGCTGTAATGTAGTTGCTTTTCACTTCCGCATAATCGCCGTCTACCTCAGTCTTGAACTCTTCCAATGTCTTGCCTATTGCTGCCTTGAACTGGGCTTCATTAGTGAATTGACTTAGAGTACCAACACGCTGTTGGTAGTAGGCCTTCCGATCATTTCTCACAGCAAGAGTCATTAACTCCATCACTTTTGGTTGAAGGTTAGCCAGTCTTGCTTGAAAGTTAGGATCTACTTGCTGCATTTCCACCTCCGTTTTCGGAGTTGCTTCATTTGGCATTACTTCCTCTGCCTGATTCGCAAAAGAAGTCCTCACCATTCCCTCTTCTGCTGGGACGTTGGATTCTGCTTGCTGCATTTCCATCTCCATTTTCGCAACTGGTTCAATTGCCTTTACTTCCTCTGCTTGGAGGGCTTGCGGTAGGGTTGAGATGATTGCAGCAGTCGCTGCTGCAGCATATAGTTGTTTTTTCATCGTTTGTATGCCTTTCTATTTTCTAAAGATAGGTCAAAAATATGACTACTATTCCCTGTTTCTGTCCCCATTATATAGAAAATAAGAGAGATAGACAAATCGAAACATATTTATATTTGTTTTGTGAAAAGCTTGATTTTTTATCTTTTTATAAATAGTTTGTTCGGATATTATCTTGAATAACTCAAAAAAACAGATAAAACATAACTCGAAAAACCAGAATCAAAACTTTTAAAAATAAACATATTTTTCGAAGCTGTTCTTTAAATAAATAAACAGATAAAACACAGAAAGCCTTTACTTCGTCTACAAATAAAAAACTCTTTCCCATAAAAAATGGTGAAACATCATAACTCATCTTACATAAAACTGAAACAGATTAGTTGGGTTCTAATACCAAACATGGTATAGTTAAGTCAATGATTTACTTTTTAAGAACCGAGGACTGACTATGTACGAATTTTGCCTTGAATACGGCTGCTTTCCTGTTAAGAAAATCGATGATTTTGCTGATCACCGCACAGAAATTCCTGATTTTCTAAAAGACGATGAGAACTTGATTGCCCAGTTAGAGCACATCAATGAGCTCTTTCACGAGTTATTTCTGACCATTGAATGCAAGTTTGACTACATCGGTAAGCAATTCCCAGAAAAAATCGCCGTCATTCACACCCTCTATGATGACATCGCAGAACAACTCCTTGCCAAATACGGTGATACAGAGCAGATTAAAATTGAATTATTTTTACTATAATACAAGAAAAACTTGGGAAATTCCCAAGTTTTTTGCTTATTTGAACAGAGACAGGGAGATGTCCTATTTGCTATCTGCTGCTTCATCTGCTTGATAACGTTCTGCACCCCATCAGTAAGGCACGAGGTCTTTTAAGGTAACAATTTCACGTTTTTCATAGTCAATCACGACCTCCATATTGCAATTTTCAAAAGATAGTTGCATGAGAAACCTTCGACAAGTACCACTAGTGGATAGAGACACACGAAATCTCTTCTACTGGAGTATCGTTTCCTTATCTCTCATCCAAATAACCATTTCTCTCTCCTATCGTATAGATTTTTCCATACAAATCACGCTCTAAAAAACCATAATCAACCAAGTATCGCCGCAAAATAGCCGTGTCATCGTAATAGGTCTTGAAAAAATCATTGATTTCTTTTTCCGTAAACTGTTGGCCTTGCTCGGCTAGTTGCTGCTGAAAATAATGAAATAATTGCCATTTGGCTTGTTCTTTTTTGGGAATGGTCACCAATCGGCCTTGTCTGAAATATTTCTGCTGAATAGTTGCTTGATCCATAGCCCTACCTAATTTCTGCTCCTAATTGGCTAAGAGCTGCAGAGATTTTTTCCATATACTTAGCTACTTCATCATCAGTCAAGCTATCCTGTGGATTTTGGAAGGTCAAGTTATAAGCCATGGATTTTTTACCTGCTTCAATGTTACTACCAGTATAAATATCAAAAAGACTTACCTTCGTCAAACGCTTCACATTTGTAGCCGAAATCGCATCAAGAATCGCTTGGTGCTGCGTCTCACTATCTACCAAGAGGGCAATATCACGGCTAACTGCTGGGAATTTTGAAATTTCTGTGAAGGGCTTAGCTGGCTGAAGAGCTGCTTCAATGGCATCAATACTGATTTCAGTCACATAGGTTTCAGGAATTCCATATTCTTTTGCAAGCTGTGGATGTACCTGTCCAAGTACACCAATCACCTGGCCATTTAGCTCAATCTGAGCAGTTCGTCCAGGATGAAGCGCTGCTAGGCTACTAGTTGCCACATAGCTGACCTCAAGTGAATACTTGGCAAATAGGGCTTCTAGAATTCCCTTAGCATGGAAGAAATCAACTGGAACTGTTGCAGTTTGGAAATCTTTTTCCGCTACTAATCCTGTCAAAGCAAAAGCGAATTTCGTGATTTCTTGTGGCAAATCTTGATGTGGATTACCTGTCTGTTCAAAGACTTTTCCGATTTCATACAAGGCTAAGTCTTTATTTTTACGGGCTACATTATAGGCTACTGTTTCTAATATCCCTGAAATCATGTTTTGACGAAGAGCAGAACGATCGACTGTCATTGGCCACATCAATTCTGTTACGCTTGTGGGTGCCAAGCTAAATTCAGCTGCTTTTTCAGGAGTTGTCAGTGCATAGGTAATTATTTCACTCAACCCAGCCCCCTCAGCAATCTGACGTATCTGACGGCGGAGTTTTTGGCTCCTTGTCAATTCACCAGCTGTTCCATCTTCTTTTGGCAAGGTTGTTGGAAGATTGTCATAGCCATAGATCCGTGCAATTTCTTCGACCAAATCTGCTGGAATGCGAATATCCCAACGGCGACGTGGAACTTGAACAGTAAAGCTGGCATCATCACCAGTAATCTCCATCCCTAAACGGCGGAAAATGTCTGCAATATCGCTATAAACAAGACTAGTTCCCAAAGAGCGATTGACATACTCTAGACTAGCAGAAACAGCTACTGGACTGGTCTCTACTTCTCCTGCAGTAACAACACCTGCTAGGACTTGACCACCTGCTAATGCTGCAATCATGCTGGCTGCCGCATCCATAGCCGCTGCAATATCAGCCACGTTAATTCCTTTTTCAAAACGAGAAGAAGATTCCGAGCGTAGATTTAATCGACCAGATGTTTTCCGAATGGATTTTCCATCAAAAAGTGCCGCTTCTAACACCACATTTGTCGATTGATGATTAATCTCTGTTGCAGCGCCACCCATGACACCACCAAGGGCAACCGCCTTATCAGCAACTGAAATCACAATATCATCTGCTACCAATTCACGCTCGACTTCATCCAAGGTCACCAAGGTTTCCCCATCTCGTGCATCACGCGCCACAATCTTCTGGCCTTCAAATTTATCCAAATCAAAGGCGTGCATAGGTTGACCAAAATACAAGAGAATATAATTGGTCACATCCACTACATTGTTAATTGGGCGAATTCCCGCATTCATCAGGAGATTTTGTAACCATTGAGGACTCGGTGCGATTGTCACATTTTCAAT
Above is a window of Streptococcus sp. zg-86 DNA encoding:
- a CDS encoding DUF2087 domain-containing protein, giving the protein MDQATIQQKYFRQGRLVTIPKKEQAKWQLFHYFQQQLAEQGQQFTEKEINDFFKTYYDDTAILRRYLVDYGFLERDLYGKIYTIGERNGYLDER
- a CDS encoding GAG-binding domain-containing protein, with amino-acid sequence MKKQLYAAAATAAIISTLPQALQAEEVKAIEPVAKMEMEMQQAESNVPAEEGMVRTSFANQAEEVMPNEATPKTEVEMQQVDPNFQARLANLQPKVMELMTLAVRNDRKAYYQQRVGTLSQFTNEAQFKAAIGKTLEEFKTEVDGDYAEVKSNYITAAKSVLNPERAEQIRVLASDPATSLTTLQNLSKQLYAEYAAELQADKEKTALGAYKKKAIGEIAKMKELPNSIRSGYFTRINEATTTEVVDKIKQEATQDISNRQKVQAEKKQAEGTIKGMDYLYPDERSDYLARVETANTETEIDSLLVEAESTAAANRVIFEKRKSIQEQVNKLPYLTKEHRSDISNEIEEERAESGLDRIYSQARKQNLEDAKAPHKETIKKIKELIKAVDRLPRLTDASIFEGQMKIWEEISPNAVAFIRTFEKTLDEEMAAKNPHQADNVIRNIKELAASAEIEKIARELEQKRQKFPDDERLKEILKDMFFYPYGTVSDFPLYVKRDIYPKQEQFNKRYDNLTNDQGFVPKFELKPIQQKPTDTVKPKETPKKDLPQSDAKTKENSSIPPKQEIPDKSKVVPQQEKPQSDSKPKVDFPIPPKQEIPEQSKVVPQQEKPQSDLKPKVDSSIPPKQEIPEQSKVVPQQEKPQSDSKPKVDSPIPPKQEIPEQSKVAPQQEKPQSDSKPKVDSSIPPKQEIPEQSKVAPQQEKPQSDSKPKVDSPIPPKQEIPEQSKVAPQQEKPQSDSKPKVDSPISPKQEIPEQSKVAPQQEKPQSDSQNQDNPSRQSRSEDTAKPKVTPEKDMSKEGSSRKGKFETGAPAFSTKPILELGGTRKPSKPREKEVQSNTSTKPMLNLEQPNPSGTVDQLSEKQKAASDREFQKPVELKQTQSTVKPTLPKTNEVPTLASLIGVALAGFVGIFTRKRKN
- the pheT gene encoding phenylalanine--tRNA ligase subunit beta, which translates into the protein MLVSYKWLKELVDIDVPSKELAEKMSTTGIEVEGVTSPADGLSKIVVGEVLSCEDVPDTHLHVCQVDVGEEAPRQIVCGAPNVRAGIKVMVALPGARIADNYKIKKGKIRGLESLGMICSLGELGISDSVIPKEFADGIQILPADAVNGDEVFSYLDLDDEVIELSITPNRADALSMRGVAHEVAAIYDQAVQFKEFPLVEVEKKASDVIEVAIESEKVTAYRARVIENVTIAPSPQWLQNLLMNAGIRPINNVVDVTNYILLYFGQPMHAFDLDKFEGQKIVARDARDGETLVTLDEVERELVADDIVISVADKAVALGGVMGGAATEINHQSTNVVLEAALFDGKSIRKTSGRLNLRSESSSRFEKGINVADIAAAMDAAASMIAALAGGQVLAGVVTAGEVETSPVAVSASLEYVNRSLGTSLVYSDIADIFRRLGMEITGDDASFTVQVPRRRWDIRIPADLVEEIARIYGYDNLPTTLPKEDGTAGELTRSQKLRRQIRQIAEGAGLSEIITYALTTPEKAAEFSLAPTSVTELMWPMTVDRSALRQNMISGILETVAYNVARKNKDLALYEIGKVFEQTGNPHQDLPQEITKFAFALTGLVAEKDFQTATVPVDFFHAKGILEALFAKYSLEVSYVATSSLAALHPGRTAQIELNGQVIGVLGQVHPQLAKEYGIPETYVTEISIDAIEAALQPAKPFTEISKFPAVSRDIALLVDSETQHQAILDAISATNVKRLTKVSLFDIYTGSNIEAGKKSMAYNLTFQNPQDSLTDDEVAKYMEKISAALSQLGAEIR